A genomic region of Paralichthys olivaceus isolate ysfri-2021 chromosome 18, ASM2471397v2, whole genome shotgun sequence contains the following coding sequences:
- the dolpp1 gene encoding dolichyldiphosphatase 1: protein MAAEEQCSAPPRWRSISLTHVEFPEDDLTGQVLAYISLLPIAILVGFVTLIVFKRELHTISFFGGVVLNDGVNWLLKHILREPRPCAGAHTNLYSDYGMPSAHSQLIWFFVVYFFLFLYLRMHQTNNARCVDLLWRHILSIILLGIALSVSYSRVYLLYHSWSQVFYGGVAGSTIGIIWFFITQEVLTPIFPKIAAWPISEYFLVRDTSLIPNILWFEYTVTRSEARNRQRKLGTKLQ, encoded by the exons ATGGCGGCGGAGGAGCAGTGCTCGGCACCACCTCGATGGCGGTCAATATCTCTGACACACGTCGAGTTCCCGGAGG ACGATCTGACGGGACAAGTGCTGGCCTACATCAGCCTCCTGCCCATAGCAATCCTCGTGGGCTTTGTCACGCTCATAGTGTTCAAACGGGAGCTGCACACG atttCCTTCTTTGGTGGGGTGGTGCTGAATGATggggtgaactggctgctgaaGCACATTCTCAGAGAGCCACGTCCGTGTGCAG GGGCTCACACAAACCTGTACTCAGATTATGGGATGCCCTCCGCTCACTCCCAACTTATCTGGTTCTTTGTTGTttacttctttcttttcctttatttgAG AATGCATCAAACGAACAATGCTCGATGTGTGGACTTGCTGTGGAGACACATACTGTCCATCATCCTGTTGGGCATAGCCTTATCAGTCTCATACAGCAG aGTGTACCTGTTGTATCACAGTTGGAGCCAGGTTTTCTACGGTGGAGTGGCTGGTAGTACGATCGGAATAATCTGGTTCTTTATCACACAAGAGGTGCTGACACCAATATTCCCTAAAATAGCAGCGTG GCCAATATCAGAGTACTTCCTGGTGCGAGACACAAGCCTGATTCCCAACATCCTATGGTTTGAGTATACAGTGACCAGATCAGAGGCAAG GAACAGACAACGAAAGCTTGGAACAAAACTTCAGTGA